The window CACCAGACCACCAGACGATGGACGAGGCGCACTTCTGAATCTAATCCCACCGCAAGCGGTGGGGCACCCGTGCTCCGATAGTGAACCACGCCCCCAAATTTGAATTTTGACATCGTTTTCTCTGCGCCGATATATTTCCGCATGTCATTGAAGCGTCACCGTCCGAATTCTTACGCAGTGCCGTGTCTGATTCTGACCCTAGTCGCGGTCTTCGCCTCTGGTTCTACCAGTGGCGTGGGGCTGATCGACCAGGCGCTCACCGATCTGCAGGTGCTCTATCTGTTCGATAACCCCCGGACTATCGACTGGCCCACCCTCTACTACCTGAATGACACTTACGCTTGTCACGTGGATTTGCTTACCGTCACTTCCGGGAACGGGTTCTACTACCAGACACGAGATGTACCGGATAAGGGCATCGCGGTCCATCGATTCGAAATCAAAACTAACGATCAGTCGCTTCTGGATTCTCTCATCGACGTGCAATTCAGAAGTCGCCGCCCGGATGTTGTCATAGTTGGTTCTACTGAGCCCGGTTCGCTCGTCCAGCGCCTTGGCGAGCGAATCCTCCGACTGGCGCCTCAGACCGGCTCAATCTATGCGATTCGGAAAGTGTATAGGGATGTAACCAACGTTGCCGATTCGACTGTCACCGGCCCCGTCGTGACAATTCAGCGTCGCGAGATGTACGATCGTTTCGCCGATCGAATCAGGCTTGAAGTCTCGCAATTATACGACTGGTTTCAGTCTGAGCCGTTGGCCGAAACCCGTCTGATGCGGTACGAGATGATCCGCGAGCATGGCACGAGCGGCAATTCCGGTCCCGACTTTCTCTCCGGCCTGGAGCCGCTGCGCTTGTTGCCGCTTCTGGATACGCTGCTGGCCGGCGGTGCCGTCAAAGAGTCGTTTGTAAACCGGGCACGCCTGTTTCAGACATTTTTCGACGCCGCCCGCCGCACAGTGGGCGCCAAGCGTGTCGACAACGCCATGGCCGGGCATAAGGCGCTCCTGGCTCTTTCAGATCAGATAGCCTCGGAACCGACTCTCAGCGGTCTCCCTGAACTGAAGCCTTATCTCGAAGACCTTGCTGCCCGGGCGCAGAAAGCGGTTCTGGGCGAAATTGGCATGAACTGGGAAGGAACGATCCTGCTTCGGGATTCCCCGCACGGCCCGAAACTGAAATTCCGAGCATCGCTTTCAGTTTACGGCCCGCAGCCGATTGAACTATCTTACATCCGCTTCCGCCCTTATTGGGATACCACTGAGATCATCCTGGACTCAATCTCACGCAAGATCGCTCCGCACCAGTCGTTCGTGCGGGAGTATCTTGTAGATATCGAGCGGACCCGTCTCGAGGCCACGATGCCGGAGTCGCTTGTATTCGCGGCCGAGGTGGTCTATGGCTCCGTGCCGATGACCGTGTTTTCGTCCATTCCGATCTGGGAGCGGCCTGAGCTACAGATAGAATTCCAGCCCGACTTCTTCTTCGTGCCGCCGGTGGCCAAGATCGAGGTCGACCGGGTGGTGTCGGCCATGAACTGGAAGGCGGTTATCACCAAGCCTCGGTACTATCACGGCACGGTGACGCTGAATCTGGAAACGCCGCGCGGCCTTTTTGCCGGCGCCTACAAACAGACCTGGGAGCTGGACAAGGACCGCATCAGCGAGACGGTCCGTATTCCGTTCTCGGTATCCAACCTGTTCGAGTTGGGCATCCAGCCCCAGACGATTACGCTGGCTGTCGATGGCCGTGTTGTGGCAACAGACACCGCTATTATCCGTATCGCGGCGTGCGAAATCGACGACAAGGTGGCAGTCGGCCTGATGCCTGACACGACCGGTATCCTGGAAGACATCCTCCGCATGGCGGGCGCCAACTACCGTCCGCTGACCGACCGGACTTATCAGACCGGTGATCTCGATGCCTACACGGTGATTTTGGTTGGCTCGGGGGCACTGCGGCAGTTTCCGTCGTTTCGAACCATCACCGGCCGCCTTGAGGAATATCTGCGCCATGGTGGTTCGTTGGTGGTCCTGGGGCAGCCGAGCGACTGGCCGGAGGGAGCCCTGCCGGTCTCGTTTGTGCCGTCGGCGGAGCAGGTTGCCGCCCTCGAACTGCTGAACCGGATACCGGAAGCGCGTCTGTTGAGCGCACCGTACGTTATTTCCGATAACAACTTGCTGGCCTGGCTGCAGATGCGCCGGAAGGTAGCCGCCGCGGTGGTTTCCCCGGCCGAAGCCGTCTATGTCACTCCGACCGGCGCCACTCTGCTGTCGGTCACCCGGCTGGACGAGGGGCAGATTATCTTCTGCGGATTGCCGCTGGTCGAGATGATTTCTCAGCTCAATATCGAAGCCATTCACCTGCTGGCGAATATCCTGAACTACTGACCCCACTCGGCGTTATAATAGCTCAGTCTTTGGGATTGAGGTACGGCAGCCGAACGCATGGATAATTCTCCTCAACAGCGCACCAGCGGACGATTCGCCACGGTTACCCGGTACATGATCAGGTACCGCTGGTATCTGATTTTCGGCTTCGCCTGCGTGGTCATCTCCAACGCCCTGATGCTGGTCACGCCTTATGTGACCAAACTGGTGATCGACCGGTTGGAAAACCGGGCGGCGATGTCCGACGTCGGCCTGCTGGTACTGGCGATGATCGGCCTGGCGGTTGTTTCGGGACTGTTCCGCCTGCTGATTCGTCGGACGATTATCTGGATGTCCCGCCACATGGAATACGACCTTCGCGGGGAGCTGGTCGCTCACCTGCTGAAACTGTCGCCGTCGTTCTATGACAAGAACCGCACCGGCGATATCATGGCGCGGGCCACCAACGATCTCGAAGCGGTGCGCATGATGGCCGGTCCGGCGGTGATGCACATCGCCAATACGATCGTGATAAGCGCCGGGGCTATCGTGATGATGGTCTACCTCTCGCCTTTATTGACCCTCTATGCCCTGGCGCCGGCGATTGTAATGCCGATCGCCATGAACCAGCTTGGCAATCTCATCCACCGGAAGTTTCTCAAGATACAGGAGCACTTTTCCTCGATGACCGCGTTCGTGCAGGAGAACCTGGCGGGCGTGCGGGTGATCAAGGCGTACCGTCAGGAGGAGCAGGAGAACGCCCACTTTGATCGGATGTCCCAGAAGTACTTTCGCCTTAATCTCGATCTGGGCCGTTACCAGGCTACGTTTTATCCGCTTTTGCAGGTTATCGCCACCGGCCTGATGCTGGTGGTGCTCTTTTTCGGCGGGCGGGCGGTCATTCGCCAGGAGATCGAGCTGTCCACGATAGTAGCGTTCTTTTTGTATCTCGGCATGCTGACCTGGCCGCTCATTGCTATCGGCTGGGTGGTGTCGCTCTATCAGCGGGGGATGGTATCGCTCGGCCGTATCGACCAGATCCTCCACACGGAGCCGGAAATCCGCAACGGCGACGGCACCCTGTATACCGGCCCGCTGCGGGGGAAAGTGGAGTTTCGAAAACTGACATTCTCGTACGACGGCAAGCCGGCGCTGAGTGATATCGACCTCGTGGTCGAGCCGGGGCAGACGCTGGGCATTATCGGCCTCACCGGTTCCGGCAAATCGACGCTAGTCGCGCTCCTGTCCCGCTTGTATCAAGTGCCGCGGGGTCAGTTGTATGTCGATGATATTGACATCAACGACTGGGATCTGGCCTCACTACGTCGCCAGATCGGGTTCGCGTCGCAGGAGCCGTTTCTGTTTTCGGCCACGGTCGAAGAGAACATCCGCTTCGGCCGCGATCTGGCCGATCGCGCCTCGATCGAGCAGGTAGCTCATCTGGCCGCTCTCGCCAAAGACGTTGCCGAGTTCCCCGCGGGCTATGAGACTATGGTCGGCGAGCGCGGGATCACCCTGTCGGGCGGGCAGAAGCAGCGAACCGCAATCGCCCGCGCCGTGCTGATAGATCCGGCCATTCTGATTCTTGACGACGTTACCTCATCGGTAGATACCGAAACCGAACATGAGATCAACATCCGGGTGCACGCTCATGCCGACAAGTTGACGACATTCGTTGTGTCACACAGGACCTCGTCGGTCAAAGACGCCGACCTGATCATATTCATGGAAAACGGGCGGATTGTCGAGCGCGGTAGTCACGAGCACCTGATGGCGCTGGGCGGCCGCTACGCCGACCTGTACCATTCGCAAGTCCTCGCCGAGGAGCTGGAGAGCCTGTAATGGCTACAGACAACTACCACGAAGAGGAAGCCCTCGGCAAGGCGTACGATTCCCGCCTGATGAAACGGCTCTTAGGCTACCTGCGGCCGTACCTGCGGACCGTGGTCGTGGCCGCCGTTCTGCTCTTGCTGGCGTCGCTGCTGCAAATAGCCATCCCGTATATCATACAGGTGGCGATTGACGAGCATATCGCCGTAGGCGATCTCGAGGGGTTGAACTACATCGCGTTGCTGTTTCTCGCTGTTCTGTTCGCCGGGGCGGCTGTGCGCTACGCCCAGACCTACCTCACCATGTGGCTGGGCCAGAAGGTGCTGCATGATATTCGGCGGCAGGTGTTTGGGCATCTTCAGAAACTTCATCTCGGTTATTTCGATAAGAACCCGGTAGGCCGTCTCGTAACGCGGGTGACTTCCGATGTCAACACGCTGGACGAAATCTTCTCCGCCGGCGTGGTCACGATTATCGGCGACATCTTCACCTTGGTGCTGATTGTCGGCGCGCTGCTGTACTATAACTGGCAACTCGCGCTCATAACTTTCGCGGTCGTGCCCCTCCTGGTGCTCGCCACGTTTCTATTCAAGGCGAAAGTGCGCGATGTCTATCGCGAGGTGCGCACCAGGATCGCCCGGATCAACGCCTTCTTGCAGGAGCATATCACCGGCATCAAAGTGGTGCAGCTGTTCAATCGCGAGGCCGATACGTATCGGAAATTCGACGCGATCAACCTCAGTCTCCGCTCGGCGCACTTCCGTTCGATTTACTACTACGCCGTGTTCTTTCCCGCTGTGGAAATCATCGGGATGGTAGCCATCGCACTGGTGCTCTATTTCGGCGGCTTTCGCATTCAGGCCGGGACACTGACGTTTGGGGAACTGGTGGCGTTTCTGACTCTGGTGGAGATGTTCTACCGGCCGATTCGTGACCTGTCCGAAAAATACAACATCCTGCAGGCATCGATGGCGTCCTCGGAGCGGATATTCAAGTTGATAGACACCCCGCCCACCATGGTGGTATCATCCGCGTCAAAACCGCTTCCCACGGTGCGCGGGCGAATCGACGTGCAAAACCTCTGGTTTGCGTACGATGCCGATGACTGGGTGCTGCGCGACGTTTCTTTTTCCGTGGAGCCTGGCCAGAAGATCGCCATTGTCGGCGCGACCGGCGCGGGCAAAAGTTCGCTGATTTCGCTCTTGTATCGTTTCTATGACTATCAGCGCGGCTCTATCAAACTGGACGGTGTCGAGCTGCGTGACCTGCCGGTCGACCAGCTTCGCCGCCACATGGCGCTCGTGCTTCAGGACGTGTTTATCTTCAGCGGTGACATTGCGGGAAACATCAGGCTTCGCTCGGAGCACATTTCCGATCACTCCGTCCGCGAATCGCTCACGCGGGTCGGTTTCGACCGGTTTATGCGGCGTTTCGGCGACGATATTCATGCGGAGATTCGCGAGCGAGGGGCAACTCTATCGACCGGCCAAAAGCAGTTGCTTTCGTTTGCCCGGGCTTTGGCGCATAATCCGGATATACTCTTTTTGGATGAAGCCACCAGCTCGGTCGACACCGAAACGGAGAGACTGATTCAATCCGCCCTCGATGAGCTGCTCAAGGGACGAACGTCGATAATCGTCGCACACCGACTGTCGACTATTGAGATGGCGGACCGTATCCTCGTGCTGCACCATGGCGAACTGCGTGAATCCGGCACCCACGACGAACTACTGAAGAAGCAGGGCATATACTACAAACTGTACCAGTTGCAGTATCGGCGCCAGGTGCTGCGGACCGAGGATGTCCCCTCGAAATAGCCCATGACCCCAAGCGAACTAAGAGCCGCCACTCAATTCGCCTGTCGACTCGCGCGAGACGCCGCCGGGGTACTCAAGCGCGGATTTACGCGCGCCCGCAGGATTACGTACAAAGGTCGGATCGATCCGGTAACCGAGTTCGATCTGAAAGCCGAGCGCTTGATTACCGCGCGGATATCCAGAGCATTTCCCGACCACGAGATTCTCACCGAGGAGGGAAGCGCCAGAGGAAAGCGGTCGGAGTATCTCTGGATAGTCGACCCGCTGGACGGGACAGTCAACTACGCTCACGGTTTTCCGGTGTACTGTGTCTCTATCGCGCTTCAGCACGTAGGCCGGACGGTGGTGGCTGCGGTATGCGATCCGGAGCGGGACGAGCTTTTCTGGAGCGCCAGGGGGTTACCCGCCCGACTCAACCGGCGGCAAATCAAAGTAAGCGCCGAGCGTCGTCTCGATCGTGCGTTGCTCGCTACTGGATTCGCCTATGATATCGGCACGGCTCGGCGGAACAATCTCGGCCTCTTTGCCCGCATGGCTCGGAAGGCGCAGGGGATAAGGCGGCCCGGCTCGGCGGCGCTCGATCTTTGCTGGCTCGCCTGTGGACGAATCGACGGTTTTTGGGAGCTGAAACTTCACCCGTGGGACACCGCGGCGGCGATCCTGATTGTAGAGAACGCGGGAGGCAGGATTTCGCGTGTCGATGGCCGCCCGTACTCGGTTTTCGATCAGGACCTGCTGGCAACGAACGGGCTGCTCCATCGCCAAATGCGCTCCATACTCACGAGCAGATAGCTTACTGTCGACAATTCCACTTTACGACGACTCCAAGCCCGATATATTCATGGACTTATGAAGAAACCCCAGCTTATCAAATCAATTTCCGGCATTCGCGGCGTGGTGGGCGCCGGACTCGATCCGATTACGATGGCCACCTACGGCGCCGCCTTTGGCACTTATCTCAAGAAGGGCAAGGTGGTCATAGGTCGCGACACCCGCCCGTCGGGCGACATGGTCCGCCGAGCTGTTGTGTCGGGCCTGGTTTCGGTTGGGATTGACGTTGTCGATATCGGTATTGTGCCGACACCCACGGTGGAGATTGCCGTCAAAGGCCTCAATGCGGCCGGTGGTATCTGCGTGACGGCGTCGCATAACCCCGCTGCCTGGAATGCGCTGAAGTTCTTCAACGGCCGCGGGGAGTTCCTGACACCGTCGGAGTACGCGCGCATGAACCGGATTCTCGAATCCGGTCGATTCGCCTGGCAGCCGGTGGAAAAGCTGGGGCGGGTGACGCTCACTGATCATTGGATCGAAGTGCACATCAAAAAGACGCTCGGCGTCAAGACAATCAACCGCGCCGCCATACGAAATGCTAAGTTCAAAGTCGTGGTGGACGCAATCAACGGCGCCGGCTCGGAGGCCCTGCCGGAACTGCTCCAGAGGTTCGGCGCGAAAGTCTTCCGGATCAACTGCGAGGGTGACGGCAATTTCGTACACGAAGCCGAACCGCTGCCGAGAAACCTGGGTCAGCTGTGCAAGGCAGTGAAAGTGCACCGCGCTGATATTGGCCTGGCCTGCGATCCCGATGCCGACCGGCTGGTACTAGTCGACGAGCGCGGTCGGCCGGTACATGAGGAACTAACGCTGACGATCGCGGTTCAACAGGTGCTTAGGAAGCGGCGCGGCCCTACCGTGATCAACTTGTCGACATCGAACACCACGGCCGATGTAGCCCGCGCTGCGGGATCGCGTGTCTATTATTCGAAGGTCGGCGAGGCTAACGTGGTCGAAACGATGCGACTGAAACAGGGCGTGATCGGAGGCGAGGGCAACGGCGGGGTGATCTACCCCGAGTTCCATGCCGGGCGCGACTCGCTTATCGCCGCCGCTCTGACACTCTCTGCTCTGGCCGAGACCGGGAAGACGCTTTCTCAGCTTGTGGAAACCTTCCCCAGGTATTATAATATAAAGGCCAAGGCCGTTCTCCCTTACGACTTCTCTGAGCGCCTGACCAGGTTTGAGCGACAGGCAACCAAGATAATGGGGCGTGTGCGGATTGACCGTCGCGACGGCCTCCGGTTCGACTTCAAAGAAGGCTGGCTTCAGTTACGTAAGTCTAATACCGAGCCGATATTCAGGCTGATAGTGGAAACGTCGAGTCAAGAGCTTACCGATGACCTGTGCCGGACGGTGATCCGGTACTTCAAATAACCCAGGGTACGCCAATGTGTGGAATCGTAGGATATGTTGGTCCGAAGCAGGCTCAGTCGATACTGATGAATGGACTTAGGCGGCTGGAGTATCGCGGCTATGATTCCGCCGGTATCGCCCTGCTGACCGACACCGGCCTGATGATCTCCCGTTCAGTCGGCAAGATCAAGAACCTCGAAGATTCGCTCGGGGGCCACGACTACGAGTCCACCCACGGCATCGCCCATACGCGCTGGGCCACGCACGGCGAGCCGAACGAAACCAACGCCCACCCGCACACCGACAACAGCTACGAGATCGCTCTGGTCCATAACGGGATTATCGAAAACTACCGGGCCATTCGCGAGTTTCTCTCCCGTAAGGGGGTGGTGTTCCGCTCCCAGACCGACACCGAAGTCCTGGTCCAGTTGGTGGCGTACAACTACAACGGCGATCTCACTGAAGCAGTGCGCAACGCGCTGACCCAGGTCGATGGCACCTACGGTATCGCGGTTATCTCGGCGCGCCATCCCGGCCTGATAGTCGCCGCGCGCATGGGTTCGCCGCTGGTGATCGGCCACGGTGAGCACGAGAACCTGGTGGCGTCCGATGTATCGGCGATGCTTGAGCACACGAATAGAGTAGTCTATCTCGAGGACGGCGAGATTGCGACCGTCACCGCCGATGACTACAAGATCACGACTATCCAGAACGTGAAGATTACTCCGTCGGTCGAGGAGATCAGTTGGACGCTGGACGAGATTGAGAAAAGCGGCTATGACCATTTCATGCTCAAGGAGATTCACGAGCAGCCCGACACCCTGCGCAACGCGATTCGCGGCCGGCTCAACCATGAGGATGGTATCGCGCGGCTGAATGGTCTGAACCTGCAGTACGATGAGCTGCGCCAGGTCAAGCGGGTTATCATCACTGCCTGTGGCACGTCGTTTCATGCCGGGCTTATCGGCGAGTACATGATTGAGGAAATCGCGCGCGTGCCGGTGGAAGTCGAATACGCGTCGGAGTTTCGTTATCGTTCGCCGATCATCGACGATGGCACGCTGCTGTTTGCGATAAGTCAGTCGGGCGAGACCGCCGATACCCTGGCCGCCATGCGCGAGGCCAAGCAGCGCGGCGCGACCGTGCTGGGCCTGGTCAACGTAGTAGGTTCGACTATCGCGCGCGAAACCGACGGTGGCGTTTATCTGCACGCCGGGCCGGAGATCGGG is drawn from Candidatus Zixiibacteriota bacterium and contains these coding sequences:
- the glmS gene encoding glutamine--fructose-6-phosphate transaminase (isomerizing), which translates into the protein MCGIVGYVGPKQAQSILMNGLRRLEYRGYDSAGIALLTDTGLMISRSVGKIKNLEDSLGGHDYESTHGIAHTRWATHGEPNETNAHPHTDNSYEIALVHNGIIENYRAIREFLSRKGVVFRSQTDTEVLVQLVAYNYNGDLTEAVRNALTQVDGTYGIAVISARHPGLIVAARMGSPLVIGHGEHENLVASDVSAMLEHTNRVVYLEDGEIATVTADDYKITTIQNVKITPSVEEISWTLDEIEKSGYDHFMLKEIHEQPDTLRNAIRGRLNHEDGIARLNGLNLQYDELRQVKRVIITACGTSFHAGLIGEYMIEEIARVPVEVEYASEFRYRSPIIDDGTLLFAISQSGETADTLAAMREAKQRGATVLGLVNVVGSTIARETDGGVYLHAGPEIGVASTKAFTAQVIVLAMIANLLGRMRSYSVQEGHELIDAIEKIPEQIEEILQNSEPVKELARLNYKANNFLYLGRGINFPVALEGALKLKEISYVHAEGYPAAEMKHGPIALIDENMPVVVLALRDPIYDKVMSNIAEIKARNGRVIAIATQGDYEIQERADHVIYIPQTNRLLTPLLSVIPLQLLAYHIAVLRGCDVDQPRNLAKSVTVE
- a CDS encoding inositol monophosphatase family protein, which translates into the protein MTPSELRAATQFACRLARDAAGVLKRGFTRARRITYKGRIDPVTEFDLKAERLITARISRAFPDHEILTEEGSARGKRSEYLWIVDPLDGTVNYAHGFPVYCVSIALQHVGRTVVAAVCDPERDELFWSARGLPARLNRRQIKVSAERRLDRALLATGFAYDIGTARRNNLGLFARMARKAQGIRRPGSAALDLCWLACGRIDGFWELKLHPWDTAAAILIVENAGGRISRVDGRPYSVFDQDLLATNGLLHRQMRSILTSR
- a CDS encoding ABC transporter ATP-binding protein; this encodes MDNSPQQRTSGRFATVTRYMIRYRWYLIFGFACVVISNALMLVTPYVTKLVIDRLENRAAMSDVGLLVLAMIGLAVVSGLFRLLIRRTIIWMSRHMEYDLRGELVAHLLKLSPSFYDKNRTGDIMARATNDLEAVRMMAGPAVMHIANTIVISAGAIVMMVYLSPLLTLYALAPAIVMPIAMNQLGNLIHRKFLKIQEHFSSMTAFVQENLAGVRVIKAYRQEEQENAHFDRMSQKYFRLNLDLGRYQATFYPLLQVIATGLMLVVLFFGGRAVIRQEIELSTIVAFFLYLGMLTWPLIAIGWVVSLYQRGMVSLGRIDQILHTEPEIRNGDGTLYTGPLRGKVEFRKLTFSYDGKPALSDIDLVVEPGQTLGIIGLTGSGKSTLVALLSRLYQVPRGQLYVDDIDINDWDLASLRRQIGFASQEPFLFSATVEENIRFGRDLADRASIEQVAHLAALAKDVAEFPAGYETMVGERGITLSGGQKQRTAIARAVLIDPAILILDDVTSSVDTETEHEINIRVHAHADKLTTFVVSHRTSSVKDADLIIFMENGRIVERGSHEHLMALGGRYADLYHSQVLAEELESL
- a CDS encoding ABC transporter ATP-binding protein; translated protein: MATDNYHEEEALGKAYDSRLMKRLLGYLRPYLRTVVVAAVLLLLASLLQIAIPYIIQVAIDEHIAVGDLEGLNYIALLFLAVLFAGAAVRYAQTYLTMWLGQKVLHDIRRQVFGHLQKLHLGYFDKNPVGRLVTRVTSDVNTLDEIFSAGVVTIIGDIFTLVLIVGALLYYNWQLALITFAVVPLLVLATFLFKAKVRDVYREVRTRIARINAFLQEHITGIKVVQLFNREADTYRKFDAINLSLRSAHFRSIYYYAVFFPAVEIIGMVAIALVLYFGGFRIQAGTLTFGELVAFLTLVEMFYRPIRDLSEKYNILQASMASSERIFKLIDTPPTMVVSSASKPLPTVRGRIDVQNLWFAYDADDWVLRDVSFSVEPGQKIAIVGATGAGKSSLISLLYRFYDYQRGSIKLDGVELRDLPVDQLRRHMALVLQDVFIFSGDIAGNIRLRSEHISDHSVRESLTRVGFDRFMRRFGDDIHAEIRERGATLSTGQKQLLSFARALAHNPDILFLDEATSSVDTETERLIQSALDELLKGRTSIIVAHRLSTIEMADRILVLHHGELRESGTHDELLKKQGIYYKLYQLQYRRQVLRTEDVPSK
- the glmM gene encoding phosphoglucosamine mutase, coding for MKKPQLIKSISGIRGVVGAGLDPITMATYGAAFGTYLKKGKVVIGRDTRPSGDMVRRAVVSGLVSVGIDVVDIGIVPTPTVEIAVKGLNAAGGICVTASHNPAAWNALKFFNGRGEFLTPSEYARMNRILESGRFAWQPVEKLGRVTLTDHWIEVHIKKTLGVKTINRAAIRNAKFKVVVDAINGAGSEALPELLQRFGAKVFRINCEGDGNFVHEAEPLPRNLGQLCKAVKVHRADIGLACDPDADRLVLVDERGRPVHEELTLTIAVQQVLRKRRGPTVINLSTSNTTADVARAAGSRVYYSKVGEANVVETMRLKQGVIGGEGNGGVIYPEFHAGRDSLIAAALTLSALAETGKTLSQLVETFPRYYNIKAKAVLPYDFSERLTRFERQATKIMGRVRIDRRDGLRFDFKEGWLQLRKSNTEPIFRLIVETSSQELTDDLCRTVIRYFK